Proteins from one Deinococcus grandis genomic window:
- a CDS encoding arsenate reductase ArsC — protein MPRVLILCTHNSARSQMAEALTRDAARRLGVDLDVHSAGTEATRVKDDAKTVMAELGLDLSTHTSKTLWDVPDPQNFDYVITVCDSAAEACPAYPGQTTRRHYPFVDPSGGSLDRWRAVRDQQRAQFGAFVQALKDGRDVPPTYEDSPAVPVA, from the coding sequence ATGCCCCGCGTCCTGATCCTCTGCACGCACAACTCGGCCCGGTCCCAGATGGCCGAAGCCCTCACCCGCGACGCCGCCCGCCGCCTCGGCGTCGACCTCGACGTGCACTCCGCCGGTACGGAAGCCACCCGCGTCAAGGACGACGCCAAGACCGTCATGGCCGAACTCGGCCTCGACCTCAGCACCCACACCAGCAAGACCCTCTGGGACGTCCCGGACCCGCAGAACTTCGACTACGTCATCACCGTCTGCGACAGTGCCGCCGAAGCCTGCCCCGCGTACCCCGGGCAGACCACCCGCCGTCACTACCCCTTCGTGGACCCCTCGGGCGGCAGCCTCGACCGCTGGCGCGCCGTGAGGGACCAGCAGCGGGCGCAGTTCGGGGCGTTCGTGCAGGCGCTAAAGGACGGGCGGGACGTGCCCCCCACGTATGAAGATAGTCCCGCCGTGCCGGTGGCCTGA
- a CDS encoding ArsR/SmtB family transcription factor has product MTSLTSPVLDQLKALAQDTRYALIRHLAPGERCVCDLEALLNLPQSKVSYHLGVLRDAGLVTAEQRGKNMYYALNRAALYRLGGDLLVDLLPDQTALTHQVKSVC; this is encoded by the coding sequence GTGACCAGCCTGACGTCCCCTGTGCTCGACCAACTCAAGGCGCTGGCGCAGGACACCCGCTACGCGCTGATCCGTCACCTCGCGCCGGGCGAACGCTGCGTGTGCGACCTCGAGGCGCTGCTGAACCTGCCGCAGTCGAAGGTCTCCTACCACCTGGGCGTCCTGCGGGACGCTGGGCTGGTCACCGCCGAGCAGCGCGGTAAGAACATGTACTACGCCCTGAACCGCGCGGCGCTGTACCGCCTGGGCGGGGACCTGCTGGTGGACCTCCTGCCGGATCAAACAGCCCTGACACATCAAGTCAAATCGGTGTGTTAG
- a CDS encoding PAS domain-containing sensor histidine kinase: MTGEPPTPDTPFRDGGEMGARTRTYDWASTPLGPLSAWPAALRTAADLTLSSRQPMYLAWTGDLIALYNDAYRPILGTDRHPAALGRRTADIFGQDGYPEVEAMFEAALRGESAAFENQLVPLHRHVALEECYFDVSYTPVTVEQRVEGVFCTVTETTERVLSARRTRTLAALTTALLGVTDPDLVTLAAADAAGHNPHDLPCLWLSVPDGRGGHHTRHAGLRGDQAAGTLAAHAGPHATGAQVVTVDGLHAGPWPEPVTRLMILPLTSPDRPDPPGVLVVGLNPRRPLDDTYRDFLHQFRDQLASALHTARLAMDLQRRNAELDARSRALQAVEDWTRDLTVDLSPDDLIGRAQERLGSLIHLDAAVYYERDGDRWFVRGMFGQYGNADLQREHERGLPHATTGNLRVPAETGQPYYQDVYDAATDHLAPHMTHVTATAMVPLRTSRGVRGIFGLAVFGRVGWSEVDRTVIETVGGSLSLALDRTEQVDALARERERLARQAEALASANEELEAFTYSVSHDLRTPVRHIRGFNDLLRRSVGDRLDARASRYLHVVDEAAGRMNTLIDAMLDLSRTSRQPLRAGVVDLGALVASTRAEVEVDALDRHVTWHVGPLPLVTGDHDLLRQVTLNLLSNALKYTRGQPDTRIEVWAEERPREWAVFVRDNGAGFDPRYVDKLFGVFQRLHRAEDFEGTGVGLANVRRIVIRHGGQVSAQGRPGEGATFGFTLPRTP, from the coding sequence ATGACCGGCGAGCCCCCCACACCCGATACACCCTTCCGTGACGGCGGTGAGATGGGCGCCCGCACGCGCACCTACGACTGGGCGTCCACGCCGCTCGGGCCGCTCAGCGCGTGGCCCGCGGCGCTGCGCACGGCCGCGGACCTCACGCTCTCGTCCCGGCAGCCCATGTACCTCGCGTGGACCGGCGACCTCATCGCGCTGTACAACGACGCCTACCGCCCCATCCTCGGCACCGACCGGCACCCGGCCGCGCTGGGCCGCCGCACGGCCGACATCTTCGGTCAGGACGGCTACCCCGAGGTCGAAGCCATGTTCGAGGCGGCGCTGCGCGGCGAGAGCGCCGCCTTCGAGAACCAGCTGGTGCCGCTGCACCGCCACGTCGCGCTGGAGGAATGCTACTTCGACGTCAGCTACACGCCCGTGACCGTCGAGCAGCGTGTCGAGGGCGTCTTCTGCACCGTCACGGAAACCACCGAGCGGGTGCTCTCGGCGCGCCGCACCCGCACCCTCGCGGCGCTCACCACCGCGCTGCTGGGCGTCACCGATCCTGACCTCGTCACGCTGGCCGCCGCCGACGCGGCCGGTCACAACCCGCACGACCTGCCGTGCCTGTGGCTGTCCGTCCCCGACGGCCGCGGCGGCCACCACACCCGCCACGCCGGACTGCGCGGCGACCAGGCGGCCGGAACGCTGGCGGCCCACGCCGGGCCGCACGCGACCGGGGCGCAGGTCGTGACCGTGGACGGCCTGCACGCCGGACCGTGGCCCGAACCCGTGACCCGCCTGATGATCCTGCCGCTCACGTCACCGGACCGTCCTGACCCGCCCGGTGTGCTCGTGGTCGGCCTCAACCCCCGCCGCCCACTGGACGACACGTACCGCGACTTCCTGCACCAGTTCCGTGATCAACTCGCGTCCGCGCTGCATACCGCGCGGCTCGCCATGGACCTGCAGCGCCGCAACGCGGAGCTCGACGCCCGCAGCCGCGCCCTGCAGGCCGTCGAGGACTGGACCCGTGACCTCACCGTCGACCTGTCCCCCGACGACCTGATCGGGCGGGCGCAGGAACGGCTCGGGAGCCTCATCCACCTGGACGCCGCCGTGTACTACGAACGCGACGGGGACCGCTGGTTCGTCCGGGGGATGTTCGGCCAGTACGGCAACGCCGACCTGCAGCGCGAACACGAGCGGGGCCTGCCCCACGCCACCACCGGCAACCTGCGCGTTCCCGCTGAGACGGGCCAGCCGTACTACCAGGACGTGTACGACGCCGCGACCGACCACCTCGCGCCGCACATGACGCACGTGACGGCGACCGCCATGGTGCCCCTGCGGACGTCGCGGGGCGTGCGGGGCATCTTCGGACTGGCGGTCTTCGGGCGCGTCGGCTGGTCAGAGGTGGACCGCACGGTGATCGAGACGGTGGGCGGCAGCCTCAGCCTCGCGCTCGACCGGACCGAGCAGGTGGACGCCCTCGCGCGTGAGCGCGAGCGGCTCGCCCGGCAGGCCGAGGCGCTCGCCAGCGCCAACGAGGAACTCGAGGCGTTCACGTACAGCGTCTCGCACGACCTGCGCACGCCCGTGCGGCACATCCGCGGCTTCAACGACCTGCTGCGCCGTTCCGTCGGCGACCGCCTCGACGCCCGCGCCAGCCGGTACCTGCACGTGGTGGACGAGGCGGCTGGGCGCATGAACACCCTGATCGACGCGATGCTGGACCTGTCCCGCACGTCCCGGCAGCCCCTGCGGGCCGGTGTGGTGGACCTCGGGGCGCTCGTGGCGTCCACCCGCGCGGAAGTGGAGGTCGACGCGCTGGACCGCCACGTCACGTGGCACGTGGGCCCGCTGCCCCTGGTCACCGGCGATCACGACCTGCTGCGCCAGGTGACGCTGAACCTGCTGTCCAACGCGCTCAAGTACACGCGCGGCCAGCCGGACACGCGGATCGAGGTGTGGGCGGAGGAGCGGCCGCGCGAGTGGGCGGTGTTCGTGCGGGACAACGGCGCGGGCTTCGATCCGCGCTACGTGGACAAACTCTTCGGCGTCTTCCAGCGGCTGCACCGCGCCGAGGACTTCGAGGGCACCGGCGTGGGCCTCGCCAACGTCCGCCGCATCGTCATCCGGCACGGCGGGCAGGTCTCCGCGCAGGGCCGCCCCGGTGAGGGCGCCACCTTCGGCTTCACGCTCCCCCGCACGCCCTGA
- a CDS encoding IS1 family transposase: MRNRSSKELPLERFVCQNPACPAQHHAQRGTIKLRRRYGPHRRRLLKCTVCSAEFSELKGTPYWNARCAQDTVDAVVEHVTHGNSFVTTGHLVGCHRTTVARIVRVAGTHARHLHDLNARDLKVTSIQADERYGFVGRKKEAVWDATVIDPSSKFLIQGEIGERTAALTQSLLMHARARLTDPHGLVLFTDGFLSYQTLFPEVFGRPYRPARQGSRGRFPKTAYRIPRSAAHVRIIKEYSGKRVVNVRTEIAAGTQVRVNEELQRLGYHKPNTSAVERQNATARRMNPHLARKSLAFARLRIHRESLAHLVQGIYNWCRVHRGLRSKLDVPKGRQLFLQRTPAMAIGLTNHVWKVRDWLSQPQGVSCRA; encoded by the coding sequence CTGCGCAACAGGTCTTCAAAAGAGCTCCCACTCGAGCGTTTCGTCTGTCAGAACCCCGCCTGTCCAGCCCAGCACCACGCGCAACGCGGCACCATCAAGCTCCGCAGACGATACGGCCCGCACCGCCGACGACTCCTCAAGTGCACCGTGTGCAGTGCGGAATTCAGTGAACTCAAAGGCACGCCCTACTGGAATGCCCGCTGCGCCCAGGACACCGTTGATGCCGTCGTCGAACATGTCACCCACGGCAACAGCTTCGTCACCACGGGCCATCTGGTCGGCTGTCACCGCACCACGGTCGCGCGCATCGTCCGCGTTGCCGGAACCCACGCGCGACACCTCCACGACCTGAATGCTCGTGACCTGAAGGTCACGAGCATTCAAGCGGACGAACGCTACGGATTCGTCGGGCGCAAGAAAGAGGCGGTATGGGACGCGACCGTCATCGATCCCAGCAGCAAGTTCCTCATCCAGGGCGAGATCGGCGAGCGCACTGCGGCTCTGACCCAGTCGCTCCTCATGCACGCCAGAGCACGCCTGACAGATCCGCATGGACTCGTGCTGTTCACCGATGGGTTTCTGTCGTACCAGACGTTGTTCCCTGAAGTGTTCGGCAGGCCGTATCGGCCTGCCAGACAGGGATCACGTGGTCGATTCCCGAAGACCGCCTACCGGATCCCGCGTTCCGCAGCCCATGTCCGGATCATCAAGGAGTATTCCGGGAAGCGCGTCGTGAACGTGCGCACCGAGATCGCGGCTGGCACTCAGGTTCGCGTGAACGAGGAGTTGCAGCGGTTGGGGTACCACAAGCCCAACACCTCGGCTGTGGAGCGTCAGAATGCCACGGCACGGCGGATGAACCCGCACCTGGCGAGGAAAAGCCTCGCGTTCGCGAGGCTGAGGATTCACCGGGAGAGCCTGGCTCATCTGGTGCAGGGGATCTACAACTGGTGCCGAGTTCACCGGGGTCTGCGGAGCAAGCTCGACGTCCCAAAGGGACGTCAGCTGTTCCTCCAGCGCACACCGGCCATGGCCATCGGGCTGACCAATCACGTCTGGAAGGTGCGGGACTGGCTCTCACAGCCGCAGGGCGTCTCCTGTCGGGCATAG
- a CDS encoding transposase family protein codes for MRLEKLKSRGRSFERLVGLSPAEFDQLLIELEPLWERSHHRSLARAGRVRRIGAGNTFKLDLSQRLLVTLLYLRQYFTMHVLGILFDLDAANICRNIHALLPVLEQALPAPLRPRTLQAEPDNAPGGVSRNPRKIRSLEEFLDIFPELTDVIVDGTEQPRGQPKVKKGENPGKKAVGRPKDKKRFYSVKKRTHTLKTQVAVTPEGQIVHISATASGRTHDMKVLRRSRLMNRLPRHVRLWGDRGYTGMEKVYPDWETIVPAKRPKNGELSKEQRELNRLISKVRISAENAIGRIKKFRVCKEFFRNQTSQHGVMWGCVAGLINLRWQRRHHLCTP; via the coding sequence TTGCGGCTTGAGAAGCTGAAATCCAGGGGGCGGTCCTTTGAACGGCTGGTGGGGTTGAGTCCTGCCGAGTTCGACCAGCTGCTGATTGAACTGGAGCCCTTGTGGGAACGGAGTCATCACCGCTCCCTTGCCCGCGCCGGACGGGTCCGGCGCATCGGAGCGGGCAACACCTTCAAGCTCGACCTCAGCCAGCGGCTGCTGGTGACGCTGCTCTATCTGCGACAGTACTTCACCATGCATGTTCTGGGCATCCTGTTCGATCTGGACGCGGCGAACATCTGCCGGAACATCCACGCCCTGCTGCCGGTCCTGGAGCAGGCGTTGCCTGCTCCCCTCCGTCCCCGGACGCTCCAGGCCGAGCCGGATAACGCTCCTGGAGGGGTGAGCAGGAACCCGAGGAAAATACGCTCGCTGGAGGAGTTTCTGGATATCTTCCCCGAACTGACCGACGTGATCGTGGATGGGACTGAGCAACCTCGCGGGCAGCCGAAAGTGAAGAAGGGGGAGAACCCCGGCAAGAAGGCGGTCGGGCGACCAAAGGACAAGAAGCGCTTTTACAGCGTCAAGAAAAGGACCCACACCCTGAAAACCCAGGTGGCGGTGACGCCCGAAGGACAGATCGTGCACATCAGTGCGACCGCCAGCGGTCGCACCCACGACATGAAGGTGCTGCGACGTTCCCGACTGATGAACCGACTGCCCAGGCACGTCCGGCTGTGGGGAGACCGGGGCTATACCGGAATGGAGAAGGTCTATCCGGACTGGGAAACCATCGTGCCCGCCAAACGACCGAAGAACGGCGAGTTGAGCAAGGAGCAACGTGAGCTGAATCGGCTGATCTCCAAGGTGCGGATCAGCGCTGAGAATGCCATCGGCCGCATCAAGAAATTTCGCGTCTGCAAGGAGTTTTTCAGGAATCAGACCTCACAGCACGGCGTGATGTGGGGGTGTGTCGCTGGGCTCATCAATCTCCGTTGGCAACGCCGCCACCACCTCTGCACGCCCTGA
- a CDS encoding RNA polymerase sigma factor: protein MAVLDAALAGRLVRRDEAALAEIYDAHAAAVFGVLVHLLDHATAQEVHQDVFVRLWDRPEAFDPARAGLRAYLLVMARSRALDRLRGARVTVPLHGEDGVTLPLPDGRPSLARLSEDRARRDCVHAALSGLSGAHRETVERAYLRGESREEIARAMDVPVGTVKSRLSYALKHLKRHLGEEGGAWLD from the coding sequence GTGGCCGTGCTGGACGCGGCGCTGGCGGGCCGACTGGTCCGGCGGGACGAGGCGGCCCTGGCGGAGATCTACGACGCGCACGCGGCCGCCGTGTTCGGCGTGCTGGTGCACCTGCTGGATCACGCGACGGCGCAGGAGGTGCACCAGGACGTGTTCGTGCGCCTGTGGGACCGACCGGAGGCGTTCGATCCGGCGCGGGCCGGGCTGCGCGCGTACCTGCTGGTCATGGCGCGGTCGCGGGCGCTGGACCGGCTGCGGGGCGCGCGTGTCACCGTTCCTCTGCACGGGGAGGACGGCGTGACCCTGCCCCTGCCGGACGGGCGGCCCAGCCTGGCGCGGCTCAGTGAGGACCGCGCGCGCCGGGACTGCGTGCACGCGGCGCTGTCCGGACTGTCGGGCGCGCACCGGGAGACGGTGGAGCGCGCTTACCTGCGCGGGGAGTCCCGTGAGGAGATCGCGCGGGCGATGGACGTGCCGGTCGGGACGGTCAAGAGTCGACTGAGTTACGCCCTGAAGCATCTCAAACGTCACCTGGGAGAGGAGGGCGGCGCGTGGCTGGACTGA
- a CDS encoding NAD-dependent succinate-semialdehyde dehydrogenase — MKSVNPATGETLATYEDHTAEQVQAAITAAHAAYAEYRRTSFEQRRAWMNAAADVLERRAGELALLATREMGKTLEAARQEVLKCASACRYYAEHAASFLAPEPVRTDADEAYVTYQPLGVVLAVMPWNFPFWQAFRFIAPTLMAGNTGLLKHASNVPGCALAIEDVLREAGFPAGVFTTLLIGSREVEAVLKDPRVTAVSLTGSEGAGRAVSATAGGELKPAVMELGGSDPFIVMPSADLDLAAKTAVTARTINNGQSCIAAKRFIVHADVYDAFTDAFVAGLRALKVGNPELDGTDVGPLATPQIREDIHTQVQDAVGKGARVRVGGQVPQGPGNYYPVTALDGLTPDMAVWREETFGPVALIFRVHSLDEAVELANTTTFGLGSSAWTTDAAERDRFVADLEAGSVFINSMVASDPRLPFGGVKNSGFGRELGRYGILQFVNIKSVSIGAPGGAHHSKTE, encoded by the coding sequence ATGAAGAGCGTCAATCCAGCCACGGGCGAGACCCTCGCCACCTACGAGGACCACACCGCCGAGCAGGTGCAGGCCGCCATCACCGCCGCGCACGCCGCCTACGCGGAGTACCGCCGCACCTCCTTCGAGCAGCGCCGCGCGTGGATGAACGCCGCCGCCGACGTGCTCGAACGCCGCGCCGGGGAGCTCGCGCTGCTCGCCACGCGCGAGATGGGCAAGACCCTCGAAGCCGCGCGGCAGGAAGTCCTGAAGTGCGCGTCCGCCTGCCGGTACTACGCCGAGCACGCCGCGTCGTTCCTGGCGCCCGAGCCCGTCAGGACCGACGCGGACGAGGCCTACGTCACGTACCAGCCGCTGGGCGTGGTGCTGGCCGTCATGCCGTGGAACTTCCCGTTCTGGCAGGCGTTCCGGTTCATCGCGCCGACCCTGATGGCCGGGAACACCGGGCTGCTCAAGCACGCCAGCAACGTGCCCGGCTGCGCCCTGGCCATCGAGGATGTGCTGCGCGAGGCGGGCTTCCCGGCGGGTGTGTTCACGACCCTCCTGATCGGCAGCCGCGAGGTCGAGGCCGTCCTGAAAGACCCGCGCGTCACCGCCGTGAGCCTGACCGGATCCGAGGGTGCCGGGCGGGCCGTGTCCGCCACCGCCGGAGGCGAACTCAAACCCGCGGTGATGGAACTGGGCGGCTCGGACCCGTTCATCGTGATGCCCAGCGCCGACCTCGACCTCGCCGCGAAGACCGCCGTGACCGCCCGCACCATCAACAACGGCCAGAGCTGCATCGCCGCCAAACGCTTCATCGTGCACGCCGACGTGTACGACGCCTTCACGGACGCGTTCGTCGCGGGCCTGCGTGCCCTGAAGGTCGGGAATCCCGAACTGGACGGCACCGACGTCGGCCCGCTCGCCACGCCGCAGATCCGCGAGGACATCCACACGCAGGTGCAGGACGCCGTCGGCAAAGGCGCGCGGGTCCGCGTCGGCGGGCAGGTGCCGCAGGGCCCAGGGAACTACTACCCGGTCACCGCCCTGGACGGGCTGACCCCCGACATGGCCGTGTGGCGGGAGGAGACCTTCGGGCCGGTCGCGCTGATCTTCCGCGTGCACAGCCTGGACGAGGCGGTCGAACTGGCGAACACCACCACCTTCGGGCTGGGCAGCAGCGCCTGGACGACCGACGCGGCCGAACGGGACCGCTTCGTCGCGGACCTCGAGGCGGGGTCGGTGTTCATCAACTCGATGGTCGCCAGCGACCCGCGCCTGCCGTTCGGCGGCGTGAAGAACAGCGGCTTCGGGCGTGAACTGGGCCGGTACGGCATCCTGCAGTTCGTGAACATCAAGAGCGTGTCCATCGGCGCGCCCGGCGGCGCCCACCACAGCAAGACCGAATGA
- a CDS encoding MetQ/NlpA family ABC transporter substrate-binding protein: protein MRSTALLGTLLLVSTASAGTLRVGATPVPAGELLTFVKPILARQGVTLVIREFSDYVQPNVALGEGALDANLFQHVPYLNAFQQNRPLNIVPVRRIYLPPLGLYSRRVTQVTELRRGATVAIPNDPSNGARALLLLERTGLIRLKAGVGTAATALDITSNVKRLKFREIDAAQLPRTLADVDAAIINTNYALDAGLNPLKDALTLEGASSPYANLLAAKPATLKNPDYLKLVAALRSPATRTFILNTYKGAVVPAF, encoded by the coding sequence ATGCGTTCTACAGCCCTGCTCGGCACCCTGCTGCTCGTCTCCACCGCCTCGGCCGGCACCCTGCGCGTGGGCGCCACGCCCGTCCCCGCCGGGGAACTGCTGACCTTCGTCAAACCCATCCTGGCCCGGCAGGGCGTCACGCTGGTCATCCGGGAATTCAGCGACTACGTGCAGCCCAACGTGGCCCTCGGCGAGGGCGCGCTGGACGCCAACCTCTTCCAGCACGTCCCGTACCTGAACGCCTTCCAGCAAAACCGCCCGCTGAACATCGTGCCGGTCCGCAGGATCTACCTGCCCCCCCTGGGCCTGTACTCGCGCCGCGTCACGCAGGTGACCGAGCTGCGCCGGGGCGCCACCGTCGCCATCCCCAACGATCCCAGCAACGGCGCCCGCGCGCTGCTGCTCCTCGAACGCACCGGACTGATCCGCCTCAAGGCCGGCGTCGGCACGGCCGCGACCGCGCTGGACATCACCAGCAACGTCAAACGCCTGAAGTTCCGCGAGATCGACGCCGCGCAACTCCCGCGCACCCTCGCGGACGTGGACGCCGCGATCATCAACACCAACTACGCGCTGGACGCCGGGCTCAACCCACTCAAGGACGCCCTGACCCTCGAAGGCGCGAGCAGTCCCTACGCGAACCTGCTGGCCGCCAAGCCCGCCACGCTGAAGAACCCTGACTACCTCAAACTCGTGGCCGCGCTGCGCAGCCCCGCCACGCGCACCTTCATCCTGAACACCTACAAGGGCGCCGTCGTTCCCGCGTTCTGA
- a CDS encoding methionine ABC transporter permease: MTWETLWPLLAQGTLDTLWMVVPAALCAQLLGTALGVLLTLTRPGGLHPLPPLFRALDAVVNVGRSLPFIILLVLLIPFTRLITGTSIGATAAIVPLTVAAIPFVARLVDGALKDVPHGVVDAARATGATTAQTGFKVLLPEARPALIHAFTVMVVSLIGYSAMAGAIGGGGLGDLAIRYGYQRFETGVMFATVAALLVLVQLTRWAGDRAATRSDHR, translated from the coding sequence ATGACCTGGGAGACCCTCTGGCCCCTGCTGGCCCAGGGCACGCTGGATACCCTCTGGATGGTCGTGCCCGCCGCGCTGTGCGCGCAGCTGCTCGGCACGGCGCTGGGCGTGCTCCTCACCCTCACCCGCCCGGGCGGCCTGCACCCGCTGCCACCCCTGTTCCGGGCACTCGACGCGGTCGTCAACGTGGGCCGCAGCCTGCCGTTCATCATCCTGCTGGTCCTGCTGATTCCCTTCACGCGCCTGATCACCGGCACGAGCATCGGCGCCACCGCCGCCATCGTCCCGCTGACCGTCGCGGCCATTCCCTTCGTCGCCCGCCTCGTCGACGGCGCCCTGAAAGACGTCCCGCACGGCGTGGTGGACGCCGCGCGCGCCACGGGTGCCACCACCGCGCAGACGGGCTTCAAGGTGCTGCTGCCCGAGGCGCGGCCCGCGCTGATCCACGCGTTCACCGTCATGGTCGTCAGCCTGATCGGCTACAGCGCCATGGCGGGCGCGATCGGCGGCGGCGGCCTGGGTGACCTCGCCATCCGCTACGGCTACCAGCGCTTCGAGACCGGCGTGATGTTCGCCACCGTCGCCGCGCTGCTCGTGCTCGTGCAACTCACGCGGTGGGCCGGCGACCGCGCCGCCACCCGCAGCGACCACCGCTGA